One window of the Zea mays cultivar B73 chromosome 3, Zm-B73-REFERENCE-NAM-5.0, whole genome shotgun sequence genome contains the following:
- the LOC100216934 gene encoding crossover junction endonuclease MUS81 yields MRPLPKKPNAALPVPKQLKVHHPENESLSRFFLEKWRAMMQEPDGLSQNNYLAFANANRSLCSSKEPIRTLKDFSNVKGVGTWLINHMKSFFEKSSQDLSPAKGKKAKGTKSYLPRKNTAAYAILITLHRAKTSGKDFMMKQELIDAAEASGLSRDAIGPNKSKAKQSYGKDWYTGWSCMKTLLSNRLVTKWSNPAKYMLTQEGEGTARDCLSRSGLDDSARPLTIIGAHNTSAMDPSVARHSPELVSDSSLTKKKSNCYRQVQATNYEGIICCDSDSEEPCGKDIPLKGMEPITSCGPPDISRPFQGTPKLQSSTMGSAKLAMPPRRANENFLEAYEVILILDDREKFGSRSRKVADNICSLSHFAVDVRQLPVGDGIWIARHKEDHTEYVLDFIVERKEVMDLDGSIEDNRYRDQKLRMKKCGLRKLIYLVEGDLNRAPKRVKTACFTTEILDGFDVQRTTGFADTQKRYVDLTRSVIAYYDASFSIVGKASPVCPTYDDFKRKCYDLKKKTVSDIFGCQLMQVPQVTEEAAQAVVELYPTPLLLAKAYSILGGDTSAQEKMLKKKNEMVNAGASRNIFHLIWGDG; encoded by the exons ATGAGGCCGCTGCCGAAGAAACCAAATGCAGCGCTGCCGGTGCCGAAGCAACTCAAGGTGCATCACCCGGAAAATGAGTCCCTCTCTCGTTTCTTCCTAGAGAAGTGGCGGGCGATGATGCAGGAGCCGGATGGGCTCTCGCAGAACAACTACCTGGCCTTCGCCAACGCCAACCGCAGCCTCTGCTCCTCCAAGGAGCCAATCCGGACCCTCAAGGACTTCTCGAACGTCAA GGGTGTGGGAACATGGCTCATAAATCATATGAAAAGTTTCTTTGAAAAGTCGAGTCAGGATTTATCTCCTGCCAAAG GAAAGAAAGCAAAAGGGACAAAAAGTTATTTGCCAAGGAAGAACACTGCTGCTTATGCCATACTAATAACACTCCATAG GGCAAAGACTAGCGGGAAAGATTTTATGATGAAACAAGAGCTTATTGATGCTGCTGAAGCCAGTGGACTGTCACGAGACGCGATTGG TCCAAATAAAAGTAAAGCAAAACAGAGTTACGGGAAGGACTGGTACACTGGTTGGAGCTGCATGAAGACACTTCTATCCAATCGACTTGTCACCAAGTGGAGTAACCCAGCAAA GTATATGCTAACACAAGAAGGGGAAGGCACTGCACGTGACTGTCTTTCACGGTCTGGATTAGATGATTCTGCACGGCCTCTAACGATAATTGGTGCTCACAACACATCTGCTATGGATCCTTCTGTTGCCAGGCACAGTCCTGAGCTTGTCAGCGACAGTTCTCTGACAAAAAAGAAGAGCAATTGCTACCGTCAAGTTCAAGCTACt AATTACGAAGGAATCATTTGTTGCGATTCAGATTCAGAAGAGCCATGTGGAAAGGACATTCCCCTAAAAG GCATGGAGCCTATTACTAGTTGTGGACCACCAGATATTTCTCGTCCATTCCAAGGAACACCCAAACTGCAATCTTCTACAATG GGTTCTGCTAAACTAGCTATGCCACCTCGTCGAGCCAATGAAAACTTTCTTGAAGCCTATGAAGTTATTTTAATATTGGATGACCGTGAAAAATTCGG GTCTCGTTCAAGAAAAGTTGCTGATAACATTTGTTCCCTGAGCCATTTTGCTGTGGAT GTCAGGCAATTGCCTGTGGGAGATGGTATTTGGATTGCCCGTCATAAGGAAGATCACACAGAGTATGTTCTTGATTTCATTGTTGAAAGGAAAGAGGTTATGGATTTAGATGGCTCAATTGAAGACAACCGATATAGAGATCAGAAATTaaggatgaag AAATGTGGGCTGAGGAAGTTGATATATCTTGTTGAAGGTGATCTCAACCGTGCACCAAAGAGGGTTAAAACAGC CTGTTTCACCACTGAGATTCTCGATGGATTTGATGTTCAGAGAACTACTGGGTTTGCCGATACCCAGAAGAGATATGTTGATCTTACACGTTCGGTAATAGCATACTATGATGCAAGTTTCTCGATCGTTGGTAAAGCTTCCCCTGTTTGCCCAACCTACGATGACTTCAAGAGAAAGTGTTATGATCTTAAGAAGAAAACAGTGAGCGACATATTTGGCTGTCAGCTTATGCAG GTACCACAAGTAACAGAAGAAGCTGCACAAGCTGTTGTAGAGCTCTATCCAACCCCTTTGTTACTGGCAAAGGCATACTCTATACTT GGTGGCGATACCTCTGCACAAGAGAAGAtgctaaagaagaagaacgagatgGTAAATGCAGGAGCAAGCCGAAACATATTTCACCTTATCTGGGGTGACGGATGA